The Vigna unguiculata cultivar IT97K-499-35 chromosome 6, ASM411807v1, whole genome shotgun sequence genome contains a region encoding:
- the LOC114188243 gene encoding DEAD-box ATP-dependent RNA helicase 35 translates to MEEEDDYEEYVPVAKRRAIEAQKILQRKGKAPLATDDDLEKLRVAESKPSLLVKASQMKREQPEISVTEQIVQQEKEMIENLSDRKTLMSVRELAKGITYSEPLPTGWKPPLHVRRMSKKECDLIRKQWHIIVDGGDIPPPIKNFKDMRFPEPVLKKLKAKGIVQPTPIQVQGLPVILSGRDMIGIAFTGSGKTLVFVLPMIMVAMQEEIMMPIVPGEGPFGLIICPSRELARQTYEVIEQFLIPLKEAGYPELRPLLCIGGVDMRSQLEIVKKGVHIVVATPGRLKDMLAKKKMNLDNCRYLTLDEADRLVDLGFEDDIREVFDHFKAQRQTLLFSATMPTKIQNFARSALVKPIIVNVGRAGAANLDVIQEVEYVKQEAKIVYLLECLQKTPPPVLIFCENKADVDDIHEYLLLKGVEAVAIHGGKDQEEREYAISAFKAGKKDVLVATDVASKGLDFPDIQHVINYDMPAEIENYVHRIGRTGRCGKTGIATTFINKNQSETTLLDLKHLLQEAKQRIPPVLAELNDPMEDNDEITGISGVKGCAYCGGLGHRIRDCPKLEHQKSMAIANNRKDYFGSGGYRGEI, encoded by the coding sequence ATGGAAGAAGAGGACGATTATGAGGAGTATGTGCCCGTGGCCAAGCGTCGGGCCATTGAAGCTCAGAAGATTCTCCAACGCAAGGGGAAGGCCCCTTTGGCCACTGATGATGATTTAGAGAAACTGAGAGTAGCCGAATCTAAGCCTAGTCTGCTGGTTAAAGCTTCACAGATGAAACGAGAACAACCCGAGATCAGTGTGACGGAACAGATTGTTCAGCAGGAGAAGGAGATGATTGAAAACTTGTCGGATAGAAAAACTCTCATGTCTGTCCGAGAATTGGCTAAGGGAATCACTTACTCGGAACCTTTGCCAACAGGGTGGAAGCCACCTTTGCACGTAAGAAGGATGTCCAAAAAAGAGTGTGATTTGATTCGGAAGCAGTGGCATATAATAGTTGATGGTGGTGATATCCCACCCCCCATTAAGAATTTTAAGGATATGAGGTTTCCTGAACCAGTTTTGAAGAAGTTGAAAGCTAAGGGGATTGTGCAACCAACACCTATTCAGGTGCAAGGACTTCCTGTAATCTTATCTGGAAGAGATATGATTGGGATTGCATTCACGGGCTCGGGAAAAACTCTTGTCTTTGTGCTACCGATGATCATGGTGGCCATGCAAGAAGAGATTATGATGCCTATTGTTCCTGGGGAAGGTCCCTTTGGTTTGATTATTTGCCCATCAAGGGAACTGGCTAGGCAGACTTATGAAGTCATCGAACAATTCTTGATACCTTTGAAAGAAGCCGGATATCCGGAACTCAGGCCTTTGCTTTGTATTGGTGGAGTGGATATGAGATCGCAGCTTGAGATTGTGAAGAAGGGTGTTCATATTGTTGTTGCCACTCCAGGGAGGTTGAAGGATATGTTGGCCAAGAAGAAAATGAATCTTGATAACTGTAGGTATTTAACATTAGATGAGGCTGATCGGCTGGTGGATCTGGGATTTGAAGATGACATTAGAGAAGTTTTTGATCACTTCAAAGCTCAACGGCAGACTCTTCTATTTTCTGCAACCATGCCAACCAAAATTCAGAACTTTGCCAGGAGTGCTTTGGTGAAACCTATCATCGTCAATGTGGGACGTGCAGGGGCAGCAAATCTTGATGTAATTCAGGAGGTAGAGTATGTTAAGCAGGAGGCAAAAATAGTTTATCTCCTTGAGTGCCTACAAAAAACCCCACCACCAGTTCTGATATTTTGTGAGAATAAGGCTGACGTTGATGATATCCATGAATACCTTCTCTTGAAAGGAGTGGAGGCAGTGGCGATTCACGGAGGCAAAGATCAGGAAGAGAGAGAGTATGCCATTTCAGCTTTTAAGGCTGGCAAGAAAGATGTGTTGGTGGCAACTGATGTTGCATCCAAAGGTTTGGATTTTCCTGATATTCAGCACGTCATTAACTATGACATGCCagctgaaattgaaaattatgtcCATAGGATTGGACGAACCGGTAGATGTGGGAAAACTGGTATAGCAACCACATTTATAAACAAGAATCAGAGTGAAACAACATTGCTTGATTTGAAACACCTATTGCAAGAAGCAAAACAAAGGATTCCCCCAGTTTTGGCTGAGTTGAACGATCCAATGGAAGATAATGATGAAATCACAGGCATAAGTGGAGTCAAGGGATGTGCATATTGTGGTGGACTTGGTCATCGTATCCGTGATTGTCCCAAATTAGAACATCAGAAGAGCATGGCGATTGCAAATAATAGAAAGGATTATTTTGGATCTGGTGGTTACAGAGGGGAAATTTGA